A window of the Paenibacillus woosongensis genome harbors these coding sequences:
- a CDS encoding M20 metallopeptidase family protein: MSKMNLLQVALSLEQEIVDVRRHLHQYPELGFQEFITSAYVAEHLERLGLEVQRGVAGTGVVALLETGRPGPCIAVRADMDALPLQERTGLPYASRHEGAMHACGHDGHMAMALGAARMLTGLKRELMGTVKFIFQPAEEMLGGARHMIDAGVLDSPRVDGIIGLHLWPDLPTGCFGVKAGTIMASMDHVDITVHGRSGHGAAPHQGVDAIIAAAHVLTALQVLISRESDPADAVVLSMGSIHGGSIPNIIADEVEIRGTVRAVNSAARERMRDRVTELAQAVAAGMNARADVRYEFGYPPTVNDGRWISCAEEALRELYGQEAIHRLAHAQMTSEDMAYYMEHIPGAFLLVGTGGAGKGRFPLHHPELAVDEQSLIYGAAYLAQFVRNYLRDTN, encoded by the coding sequence ATGAGTAAAATGAACCTATTGCAAGTCGCCTTATCTCTGGAACAGGAAATTGTAGACGTTCGCCGCCATTTGCATCAATATCCCGAGCTGGGCTTCCAGGAGTTCATTACTTCGGCGTACGTGGCGGAGCATCTTGAGCGGCTTGGGCTTGAGGTGCAGCGCGGCGTTGCCGGCACCGGGGTCGTGGCGCTGCTCGAAACAGGCCGCCCCGGGCCATGTATCGCGGTACGGGCGGATATGGACGCCCTGCCCTTGCAGGAGCGGACAGGGCTGCCTTATGCATCGCGGCATGAGGGCGCGATGCACGCCTGCGGCCATGACGGCCATATGGCCATGGCGCTAGGCGCCGCTCGGATGCTGACCGGACTAAAGCGTGAGCTGATGGGGACGGTCAAGTTCATTTTTCAGCCGGCGGAGGAAATGCTGGGCGGGGCCCGGCACATGATCGACGCCGGGGTGCTGGACTCGCCGCGCGTGGACGGCATCATCGGTTTGCATTTGTGGCCGGATCTGCCGACAGGATGCTTCGGCGTAAAGGCGGGGACAATTATGGCCAGCATGGATCATGTCGATATTACGGTCCATGGCCGTTCCGGGCATGGGGCGGCGCCGCATCAGGGCGTCGACGCAATCATCGCCGCAGCTCACGTGCTCACGGCGCTGCAGGTGCTGATCAGCCGCGAGAGCGATCCGGCGGACGCCGTTGTGCTGAGCATGGGTTCGATCCACGGAGGCAGCATCCCTAACATTATCGCGGATGAGGTGGAGATTCGCGGCACAGTTCGTGCGGTGAATTCGGCTGCCCGCGAAAGGATGCGAGATCGTGTGACGGAGCTTGCCCAAGCGGTTGCGGCGGGGATGAATGCCCGGGCGGACGTTCGCTATGAGTTCGGATATCCGCCCACCGTAAATGATGGCCGGTGGATCAGCTGCGCCGAAGAGGCGCTCCGCGAACTGTACGGGCAGGAAGCAATCCATCGTCTTGCGCATGCGCAAATGACCAGCGAAGACATGGCGTATTACATGGAGCACATCCCTGGCGCGTTCCTGCTGGTCGGCACAGGCGGGGCAGGCAAAGGCAGGTTCCCGCTGCATCATCCGGAGCTTGCCGTCGATGAGCAG
- a CDS encoding transcriptional regulator — MNMKVAVIGPHDLVDAVLHIGSFFSELSMLPAPYRHERETLEIIENIRDQADILLFTGPIPYQIALAASPGKPMIHVFYSGTALYKVLFDCYRQHVLSFDERLPISVDVLQRNEVEEPLREIGLPIDDIFIKTYASGMGHEEFVAFHYDLWRAGKVTVTVTCVTSVYHRLVELGVPAFRVIPTQSAIRDALNCALLEGKSLRYSSTQIAVGIMNIDNFEQVAKEAASEYDIQRKKIILQQILIDFGEETQSLIKWSDSDEVSFITTRGIIEQVTRKFQDAPLLLEVMERLQWNASIGIGMGRTANEAEGKAREALLKAKTGGGGNCFLIMQDGMVYGPMGSELKLEYSARSENPELISLAKKVGLSVGTINKLISLCRRLGTSRITAAQLAEGFGITLRSARRIMAALEKYEIASIVGEEQPAGRGRPRQIYSLNLEGVDYE; from the coding sequence ATGAACATGAAGGTTGCAGTCATCGGTCCGCATGACCTAGTCGATGCGGTGCTCCATATTGGATCTTTCTTTTCCGAGCTGTCCATGCTCCCCGCGCCTTACCGCCATGAACGGGAGACGCTTGAGATCATCGAGAACATTCGGGATCAGGCGGATATATTGCTTTTTACAGGTCCGATCCCTTATCAGATTGCCTTGGCGGCATCACCCGGTAAACCTATGATTCACGTGTTTTATTCGGGAACGGCACTGTATAAGGTGCTGTTTGATTGCTACCGCCAGCATGTTCTGTCTTTCGATGAACGGCTGCCAATCAGTGTGGATGTGCTGCAGCGAAATGAGGTGGAGGAGCCGCTTCGGGAAATCGGGCTGCCGATTGATGATATTTTTATCAAAACCTATGCATCGGGTATGGGCCATGAGGAATTCGTCGCTTTTCATTATGATTTGTGGAGAGCGGGGAAAGTTACGGTCACGGTAACCTGCGTAACCTCGGTTTATCATCGTCTGGTCGAGCTCGGCGTTCCTGCATTCCGGGTCATCCCGACGCAATCGGCGATTCGGGACGCCTTGAATTGCGCTCTGCTGGAAGGGAAAAGCCTTCGTTATAGCAGCACGCAAATCGCCGTTGGCATTATGAACATCGATAACTTTGAGCAGGTCGCCAAAGAGGCAGCCTCTGAATACGACATCCAGCGCAAAAAAATTATCCTGCAGCAAATTCTCATCGATTTTGGAGAAGAAACCCAGTCCCTGATCAAATGGAGCGATTCGGATGAAGTATCGTTTATCACCACACGGGGAATTATCGAGCAGGTGACGCGTAAATTCCAGGACGCTCCGCTGCTGCTGGAAGTCATGGAGCGGCTGCAATGGAATGCCAGCATCGGCATTGGCATGGGCCGTACAGCCAACGAGGCGGAAGGCAAAGCACGCGAAGCGCTGCTCAAGGCCAAGACGGGCGGCGGAGGCAACTGTTTTCTGATTATGCAGGACGGAATGGTTTACGGCCCGATGGGCTCGGAGCTGAAGCTGGAATATTCCGCGCGGAGCGAGAATCCCGAGCTGATTTCGTTAGCGAAAAAGGTAGGGCTTAGCGTGGGTACGATCAATAAGCTCATTTCGCTATGCCGGAGGCTCGGTACGTCGAGGATTACCGCCGCCCAGCTCGCGGAGGGCTTCGGTATTACGCTTCGCAGTGCACGGCGGATCATGGCGGCCTTGGAGAAATATGAAATTGCGAGCATCGTAGGGGAAGAGCAGCCTGCTGGACGGGGCAGACCGCGGCAAATTTATTCTTTGAACCTAGAAGGAGTCGACTATGAGTAA